A window of Gemmatimonadota bacterium contains these coding sequences:
- the aroB gene encoding 3-dehydroquinate synthase, producing MHAPLTLHGASIEVAPGALETLGARVSQRAPEHRVVVIADQAVATLYGQAALAAFGSTTPTPLLLTFPSGEKNKTRQTWSTLTDQLIAAGCGRDTVIVALGGGVTGDLAGFVAATFLRGVPLVQVPTSLLAMIDSSIGGKTGVDTPAGKNLVGAFHHPTLVIADPRLLTSLPPKEMRVGLAEAIKHGVIADPVYFGWIAANLRQILHADAPDDATQMHLVRRSIEIKVQVVRQDEREGGLRKILNFGHTIAHAIEQVTAYGVSHGEAVAIGMVAEAVLAERLRLAERGLADAIATVCDAAGLPVRLPDGVSPAEIVTATRTDKKARAGQVEFALPRAMGEMAGSATRYGVRVSDADTLRALEHL from the coding sequence GTGCACGCACCCCTGACGCTCCACGGCGCGAGCATCGAGGTCGCGCCGGGCGCGCTCGAGACCCTCGGCGCACGCGTCAGCCAGCGCGCGCCGGAGCACCGCGTCGTCGTCATCGCCGACCAGGCGGTGGCGACGCTGTATGGTCAGGCGGCGCTGGCCGCGTTCGGGAGCACCACCCCCACACCGCTCCTGCTGACGTTCCCGTCGGGCGAGAAGAACAAGACCCGCCAGACCTGGTCCACCCTGACCGACCAGCTCATCGCGGCCGGCTGCGGCCGTGACACGGTCATCGTCGCGCTCGGCGGCGGCGTCACCGGCGACCTCGCCGGGTTCGTCGCGGCGACCTTCCTGCGCGGCGTGCCGCTGGTGCAGGTGCCCACCTCGCTGCTCGCGATGATCGACTCGTCGATCGGGGGCAAGACGGGAGTCGACACCCCCGCGGGGAAGAACCTCGTCGGGGCGTTCCATCATCCGACGCTCGTCATCGCCGACCCGCGGCTCCTGACCTCGCTGCCGCCGAAGGAGATGCGCGTCGGGCTCGCGGAGGCGATCAAGCACGGCGTGATCGCGGACCCGGTCTACTTCGGCTGGATCGCCGCCAACCTGCGCCAGATCCTCCACGCCGACGCACCCGACGACGCGACGCAGATGCATCTCGTGCGCCGGTCGATCGAGATCAAGGTCCAGGTGGTGCGACAGGACGAGCGCGAGGGCGGCCTGCGCAAGATCCTGAACTTCGGCCACACCATCGCGCACGCCATCGAGCAGGTGACCGCGTACGGCGTCTCGCACGGTGAAGCGGTCGCGATCGGGATGGTGGCGGAGGCGGTCCTCGCCGAACGGCTGCGCCTCGCCGAGCGTGGCCTCGCCGACGCGATCGCGACGGTGTGCGATGCCGCCGGGCTCCCGGTGCGACTCCCCGACGGCGTGAGCCCGGCCGAGATCGTCACGGCGACGCGCACCGACAAGAAGGCGCGCGCCGGACAGGTGGAGTTCGCCCTGCCGCGGGCGATGGGCGAGATGGCCGGGAGCGCGACGCGCTACGGCGTCCGGGTGAGTGACGCGGATACCTTGCGGGCGCTCGAACATTTGTGA
- a CDS encoding 4Fe-4S dicluster domain-containing protein, producing the protein MSASSLPLLDAARAGLDQCVHCGFCLPACPTYLALEDENDSPRGRLLLMGALLEGTVRPDDPQVGAHLDQCLGCRGCETACPSGVPYGALLEATRASLVPHRPLPWVARLVLAVFAREWLLRPALVAARAMRGSGLAAWFAARLPARMAMPLAMLASTARPSSPRWTPRGDGARGTAAVLTGCVMEGLFTGVNRATERVLVHNGWRLQEAPGQRCCGALHAHAGDRATAQALARENIAAFERSGAEVIVLNSAGCGAMCKEYGHLLHDDPAWAARAGAFSTKVRDVHEVLAEAGLIATHAVAPGEGAAVGVPRVAYDAPCHLQHAQRVVAPPQAVLRACKHVALVPLADSDQCCGSAGIYNLVQPDVSERVLAPKLARIAESGATVIATGNPGCLMQIGGGLRLAGSHVTARHPVELLAEGYAQGRRPG; encoded by the coding sequence ATGAGCGCGTCGTCCCTTCCGCTTCTCGACGCCGCGCGCGCGGGCTTGGACCAGTGCGTGCACTGCGGCTTCTGCCTCCCCGCCTGCCCCACCTATCTCGCGCTCGAGGACGAGAACGACTCGCCGCGTGGTCGGCTGCTGCTGATGGGCGCGCTGCTCGAGGGCACGGTACGCCCCGATGACCCGCAGGTCGGCGCGCACCTGGACCAATGTCTCGGCTGCCGCGGATGCGAGACGGCCTGTCCGAGCGGCGTGCCGTACGGTGCGCTGCTCGAGGCGACGCGCGCCTCGCTGGTGCCGCATCGGCCGCTGCCATGGGTCGCGCGTCTTGTGCTCGCGGTCTTCGCACGCGAGTGGTTGCTGCGACCGGCACTCGTTGCAGCGCGCGCGATGCGCGGGAGCGGACTCGCGGCCTGGTTCGCCGCGCGACTCCCCGCGCGCATGGCGATGCCGCTCGCGATGCTCGCGTCCACCGCGCGGCCGTCGTCACCGCGATGGACCCCGCGCGGCGATGGCGCGCGGGGCACGGCCGCGGTGCTCACCGGGTGCGTGATGGAGGGCCTCTTCACCGGCGTGAATCGAGCGACCGAGCGCGTGCTGGTCCACAACGGGTGGCGCTTGCAGGAGGCGCCGGGACAACGCTGCTGCGGCGCGCTGCACGCGCACGCCGGCGACCGCGCGACCGCGCAGGCCCTCGCGCGGGAGAACATCGCGGCATTCGAACGAAGCGGCGCCGAGGTGATCGTGCTCAACTCGGCCGGCTGCGGCGCGATGTGCAAGGAGTATGGACACCTCCTCCACGATGATCCTGCGTGGGCGGCGCGCGCCGGGGCCTTCTCGACGAAGGTGCGCGACGTGCACGAGGTGCTCGCTGAAGCCGGGCTGATCGCGACGCATGCGGTCGCGCCGGGCGAGGGCGCCGCCGTGGGTGTTCCGCGCGTCGCCTACGACGCGCCGTGCCATCTCCAGCATGCGCAGCGCGTGGTCGCGCCTCCGCAGGCGGTGCTCCGGGCCTGCAAGCATGTCGCGCTCGTGCCACTCGCCGACAGCGACCAGTGCTGCGGCAGCGCCGGCATCTACAACCTCGTCCAGCCGGACGTCTCGGAGCGCGTGCTCGCCCCGAAGTTGGCGCGGATCGCCGAATCCGGCGCGACCGTCATCGCGACGGGGAATCCCGGCTGCCTGATGCAGATCGGCGGTGGCCTGCGCCTCGCGGGGAGTCACGTGACGGCGCGTCACCCGGTGGAGCTCCTGGCGGAGGGCTACGCGCAGGGCCGTCGGCCCGGTTAG
- a CDS encoding NAD(P)/FAD-dependent oxidoreductase has protein sequence MRNHEIRDLSIIGAGPAGLFALFYAGMRGASAQIIDALPQPGGQLAALYPEKHIFDVAGFPKVLAKDLVTSLVQQAGQFQQPIHLGQRVVGLEEQDGIFTLITETDRFPSRAIILAAGIGAFSPRKLPQACAEPWYGKGIDAVVLQPTAYAGKHVTIIGGGDSAFDWAHQLQGVAKSITLVHRSDRFRAHQATVDQVMAAAAEGRTAVHTFHELADVIAEDGRIVALELKDIKAKTTRRVDCDVVLPMLGFVSDMGALLEWGLNLEKDEIQVTQLMETGRAGIWACGDVNTYPGKLKLIATGFAESCVAVNQAVHWVYPDKKVNPGHSSNLAVFGQKDD, from the coding sequence ATGCGAAATCACGAAATTCGGGACCTCTCGATCATCGGCGCCGGTCCCGCCGGGCTTTTCGCCCTCTTCTACGCTGGCATGCGCGGCGCTTCGGCGCAAATCATCGACGCCCTGCCGCAGCCTGGCGGCCAGCTCGCCGCCCTGTACCCCGAGAAGCACATCTTCGACGTCGCGGGCTTCCCGAAGGTCCTCGCGAAGGATCTGGTGACGTCGCTCGTCCAGCAGGCCGGCCAGTTCCAGCAGCCCATCCACCTCGGCCAGCGCGTCGTCGGACTCGAGGAGCAGGACGGCATCTTCACGCTCATCACCGAGACCGACCGCTTCCCGTCGCGCGCGATCATCCTCGCGGCCGGCATCGGTGCCTTCTCGCCGCGCAAGCTGCCGCAGGCCTGCGCCGAGCCGTGGTACGGCAAGGGGATCGATGCCGTCGTGCTCCAGCCGACGGCCTACGCCGGCAAGCACGTGACCATCATCGGCGGCGGTGACTCGGCCTTCGACTGGGCGCACCAGCTGCAGGGCGTGGCGAAGAGCATCACCCTCGTGCACCGGAGCGACCGCTTCCGCGCGCATCAGGCCACGGTCGACCAGGTGATGGCGGCCGCGGCCGAGGGTCGCACGGCGGTGCACACGTTCCACGAGCTCGCGGATGTGATCGCGGAGGACGGGCGGATCGTCGCGCTCGAGCTCAAGGACATCAAGGCGAAGACCACGCGTCGCGTGGACTGCGACGTGGTGCTCCCGATGCTCGGCTTCGTCAGCGACATGGGCGCGCTGCTCGAGTGGGGCCTCAATCTCGAGAAGGACGAGATCCAGGTCACGCAGCTCATGGAGACCGGGCGCGCGGGGATCTGGGCCTGCGGCGACGTGAACACGTACCCCGGCAAGCTCAAGCTCATCGCGACGGGCTTCGCCGAGTCGTGCGTCGCGGTGAACCAGGCGGTGCACTGGGTGTATCCCGACAAGAAGGTCAATCCCGGCCATTCCTCCAACCTCGCCGTCTTCGGACAGAAGGACGATTGA
- a CDS encoding FAD-binding protein: MGDSHVLVRVPKLLVYRSDALPGLQRAPSLAVFPGTRTELIEVVRALAAAAVPFVARGAGTGLSGGALADGITLLGLHRLKRIIAIDPLARTATVEPGVVNALLTRAAAPHGLHYAPDPSSQSACTIGGNIAENAGGPHCLKYGVTLDHVLRATVVLPDGEVLTLDRGDVGGYDLLGAFVGSEGCFGVVVDVTVRLTPDPESVVTLLADFTSVRWAAEATSRIVAAGILPAALELMDQATIEAVESSVYAAGYPRDAAAVLLAEVDGAAAGLDADAEAIERLCRASGARDVRVARDPAERARLWQGRKKAFGAMGRVAPHLVVQDAVVPRSRLAEVLDDIAAIGARHGLRICNVFHAGDGNLHPNIPYDANDADESARVHAAMKEIMTRCIAAGGTITGEHGVGLDKLPYMEQLFTADTLDAMCSLRDVFDPARRANPGKTVPVRACREWHAAAAARPQAAGT; this comes from the coding sequence GTGGGCGATTCGCACGTGCTCGTGCGCGTCCCGAAGCTGCTCGTGTACCGCTCCGATGCGTTGCCGGGGCTCCAGCGCGCCCCGTCGCTCGCGGTCTTCCCGGGGACGCGGACCGAACTCATCGAGGTCGTCCGCGCACTCGCGGCGGCGGCGGTCCCGTTCGTCGCGCGCGGCGCCGGCACCGGCCTCTCGGGCGGGGCGCTCGCCGACGGCATCACGCTGCTCGGCCTTCATCGCCTCAAGCGGATCATCGCCATCGACCCGTTGGCGCGCACGGCCACGGTCGAGCCGGGCGTCGTGAACGCCCTGCTCACGCGCGCGGCGGCCCCGCACGGGCTCCACTACGCGCCGGACCCCTCCTCGCAGTCGGCGTGCACCATCGGCGGCAACATCGCGGAGAACGCCGGCGGGCCGCACTGCCTCAAGTACGGCGTCACGCTCGACCATGTGCTGCGCGCGACGGTGGTCCTCCCCGATGGCGAGGTGCTCACGCTCGACCGCGGTGACGTCGGCGGGTACGACCTCCTCGGCGCGTTCGTCGGCAGTGAAGGGTGCTTCGGCGTCGTGGTGGACGTGACGGTGCGGCTCACGCCGGATCCGGAGTCGGTCGTCACGCTCCTCGCCGACTTCACGAGCGTGCGCTGGGCGGCCGAGGCGACATCGCGGATCGTCGCGGCGGGGATCCTGCCTGCGGCGCTCGAACTCATGGACCAGGCGACGATCGAGGCGGTGGAATCGAGCGTCTACGCCGCGGGATATCCGCGCGACGCCGCCGCGGTGCTGCTTGCGGAGGTGGATGGTGCGGCGGCCGGGCTCGACGCGGACGCCGAGGCGATCGAGCGGCTCTGTCGCGCGTCCGGCGCACGCGACGTGCGCGTGGCGCGCGACCCCGCCGAGCGGGCGCGGCTCTGGCAGGGACGCAAGAAGGCCTTCGGCGCGATGGGGCGGGTGGCCCCGCACCTGGTGGTGCAGGATGCCGTAGTGCCGCGCTCGCGCCTGGCCGAGGTGCTCGACGACATCGCCGCGATCGGCGCGCGTCACGGCCTGCGGATCTGCAACGTCTTCCACGCCGGTGACGGGAACCTCCATCCCAACATCCCCTACGACGCCAACGACGCGGACGAGTCGGCACGGGTGCACGCCGCGATGAAGGAGATCATGACGCGATGCATCGCGGCCGGCGGCACGATCACCGGCGAGCATGGCGTGGGGCTCGACAAGCTGCCGTACATGGAACAGCTCTTCACCGCCGACACGCTCGATGCGATGTGCTCGCTGCGAGACGTGTTCGATCCGGCGCGGCGCGCGAACCCGGGGAAGACGGTGCCGGTGCGCGCGTGCCGCGAGTGGCATGCGGCGGCCGCCGCGCGCCCGCAGGCGGCGGGCACGTGA
- a CDS encoding serine/threonine protein kinase codes for MAADPELMTTNRFVLVREVARGGMATVHEAEQVGPAGFTKRMALKIIHDRFGRHPEWRQLFIDEAKLSANLVHGNIVQIYGLGESAGTLFIAMELIKGLSLRTLINTHRARRIAMPPDVAAYCASRVCRALDFAHHFVDENGSRLDIVHRDVSPGNVMLTWDGHVKLGDFGIAKARTMADPSATRQVLLGKKHYMSPEQLMGMAVDSRSDVFSMGVVLFELFALRSLFTEDETMAAFDEVVLNPSPDLSMRLPDADPEIQTLVARAIAKDPSGRPNAAILGRELDAWCARQGTPGSPERLQAHLAELFPESYKPPTRPSEAMSPITGPSATPR; via the coding sequence ATGGCCGCCGATCCCGAACTGATGACGACCAACCGCTTCGTCCTGGTCCGCGAGGTGGCGCGCGGCGGGATGGCGACCGTGCACGAGGCCGAGCAGGTCGGCCCGGCGGGCTTCACCAAGCGGATGGCCCTGAAGATCATCCACGACCGCTTCGGCCGGCATCCCGAATGGCGGCAGCTGTTCATCGACGAGGCGAAGCTCTCGGCCAACCTCGTGCACGGCAACATCGTCCAGATCTACGGACTCGGGGAATCGGCGGGGACGCTCTTCATCGCCATGGAGCTCATCAAGGGCCTCTCCCTCCGGACCCTGATCAACACCCACCGCGCGCGGCGCATCGCCATGCCGCCTGACGTCGCCGCCTATTGCGCGAGCCGCGTCTGCCGAGCCCTGGACTTCGCGCACCACTTCGTCGACGAGAACGGGAGCCGGCTCGACATCGTCCACCGAGATGTGTCGCCCGGCAACGTCATGCTCACCTGGGACGGCCACGTGAAGCTCGGCGACTTCGGGATCGCCAAGGCGCGCACGATGGCCGACCCCTCCGCCACGCGGCAGGTGCTCCTGGGCAAGAAGCACTACATGAGCCCCGAGCAGCTGATGGGGATGGCCGTCGACTCCCGATCGGACGTCTTCTCCATGGGTGTCGTGTTGTTCGAGCTCTTCGCCCTCCGGTCGCTCTTCACGGAGGATGAGACGATGGCCGCCTTCGACGAGGTGGTGCTCAATCCGAGCCCCGACCTTTCGATGCGCCTCCCCGATGCCGACCCCGAGATCCAGACGCTCGTGGCGCGGGCCATCGCGAAGGACCCGTCGGGCCGGCCGAACGCGGCGATCCTCGGACGCGAACTGGACGCCTGGTGCGCGCGTCAGGGGACGCCGGGCTCTCCGGAGCGCCTCCAGGCCCACCTCGCCGAGCTCTTCCCCGAGAGCTACAAGCCGCCCACCCGGCCGAGCGAGGCGATGAGCCCGATCACCGGACCCTCCGCGACGCCGCGTTAG
- a CDS encoding BamA/TamA family outer membrane protein codes for MIRRRSALVGLALLLAGAPALGAQETRCERGDVEVNTLAFSGNAAFSDADLAAGIVTTPSSLLRRLFKVGGTRRCLDRREFPLDVLRLTVWYRNHGFVDATVDTVVTSAGKDRIDVLFRITEGEPVLVDTVRFEGLDAVPERAALMAGLPTVVGGRFDRYANRATKDSLARRLRDGGYPEAEAFLGYDLRTEARRATVIFAASTGPRRRIGTVLVTRTGREGREARVTEAAVRRLAGLQPGDLYRERNLERAKRTLYQSEAFAQVDVEPGTARPDSTLSVDVTVAESFLRSARLGGGWGTLDCLRATAELTDYNLFRTATRLELRGRVSKIGIGAPIDGAKGLCSRVAREDPYSDTLNYYVSATLSQPSLLRASFVPTLSLYSERRSEYKAFLRTTPVGAALAFTRALPRRTHTFGYSIELGRTDAQPALFCAVFQVCVLDEQDELRQLQRVAVLSAGSGYERTDNAVDPTRGVTARIDARYASRLTGSDTTIQFARISTDGAAYFPMGNDIVFALRLRVGGVLGPTLALDESDRFVPAQERLFGGGPNTVRGYRQNELGPTVYIPDSYEMVSRVTGLPVAAIAPGDTVYLRSADSISNRAVPTGGNAMVVGNFEMRVTSPFLPALLKWVAFLDFGRVWQRGSNVGRLQFKTLALTPGIGIRIRTPIGYLRADLAYNDYQRPAGAAYFDAPLDEGGLLYCVSPGNTLGAALNAQGFLEQRAGVCPGSFRPPRPRTVFSRLTTSIAIGQAF; via the coding sequence ATGATCCGGCGCCGCTCCGCACTCGTGGGACTGGCGCTGCTCCTCGCGGGCGCGCCGGCGCTTGGCGCGCAGGAGACCCGGTGCGAGCGCGGCGACGTGGAGGTGAACACGCTCGCGTTCAGCGGCAATGCCGCATTCAGCGACGCGGATCTCGCGGCGGGGATCGTGACGACCCCGTCGTCGCTGTTGCGGCGCCTGTTCAAGGTCGGCGGCACGCGGCGCTGCCTCGACCGGCGCGAGTTCCCGCTCGACGTGCTGCGCCTCACGGTCTGGTACCGCAACCACGGCTTCGTCGATGCGACCGTCGACACCGTCGTGACCTCGGCGGGGAAGGATCGCATCGACGTGCTCTTCCGCATCACCGAGGGCGAGCCGGTGCTCGTCGACACGGTGCGCTTCGAGGGTCTCGATGCGGTCCCCGAGCGCGCCGCCCTCATGGCGGGGCTGCCGACCGTGGTGGGCGGGCGCTTCGACCGCTACGCGAACCGCGCGACGAAGGACTCGCTGGCGCGCCGATTGCGCGACGGCGGCTATCCGGAGGCCGAGGCGTTCCTCGGGTACGACCTGCGGACGGAGGCACGTCGTGCGACGGTGATCTTCGCCGCCAGCACCGGGCCGCGCCGCCGGATCGGCACGGTGCTCGTCACGCGCACCGGGCGCGAGGGCCGCGAGGCGCGGGTGACGGAGGCGGCGGTGCGCCGGCTCGCGGGGCTGCAGCCGGGCGACCTGTATCGCGAGCGCAACCTCGAGCGCGCCAAGCGCACGCTCTACCAGAGCGAGGCCTTCGCGCAGGTCGACGTCGAGCCGGGGACCGCGCGACCCGACTCGACCCTCTCGGTGGACGTGACCGTGGCCGAGTCCTTCCTGCGCTCGGCGCGGCTCGGCGGGGGCTGGGGAACGCTCGACTGCCTGCGGGCCACGGCGGAGCTGACCGACTACAACCTGTTCCGCACGGCGACGCGCCTCGAGCTGCGTGGCCGCGTGTCGAAGATCGGCATCGGCGCGCCGATCGACGGCGCGAAGGGGTTGTGCAGTCGCGTGGCGCGCGAGGATCCGTATAGCGACACGCTCAACTACTACGTGAGCGCGACGCTCAGCCAGCCCTCGCTGCTGCGCGCGAGCTTCGTCCCCACGCTCTCGCTCTACTCCGAGCGGCGCAGCGAGTACAAGGCGTTCCTGCGGACGACGCCGGTGGGTGCGGCGCTCGCCTTCACCCGCGCGCTGCCGCGCCGAACGCACACCTTCGGGTACAGCATCGAACTGGGACGCACGGACGCGCAGCCGGCCCTCTTCTGCGCGGTCTTCCAGGTGTGCGTGCTCGACGAGCAGGACGAACTGCGCCAGCTCCAGCGCGTGGCCGTGCTGAGCGCCGGCTCGGGATACGAGCGGACCGACAACGCGGTCGATCCGACGCGCGGGGTGACGGCGCGCATCGATGCGCGCTACGCGAGCCGCCTCACCGGCTCCGACACGACGATCCAGTTCGCCCGCATCTCCACCGACGGTGCGGCCTACTTCCCGATGGGCAACGACATCGTCTTCGCGCTGCGGTTGCGGGTCGGCGGCGTGCTCGGGCCGACGCTCGCGCTCGACGAGAGCGACCGCTTCGTCCCGGCGCAGGAGCGGCTCTTCGGCGGCGGGCCCAACACGGTCCGCGGGTACCGGCAGAACGAGCTCGGGCCCACGGTCTACATCCCCGACTCCTACGAGATGGTCTCGCGGGTCACCGGCCTGCCGGTGGCCGCGATCGCGCCCGGGGACACCGTCTACCTGCGGTCGGCCGACTCCATCTCGAATCGCGCCGTGCCGACCGGCGGCAACGCGATGGTCGTCGGCAACTTCGAGATGCGCGTGACGAGCCCGTTCCTCCCCGCGCTGCTCAAGTGGGTCGCCTTCCTCGATTTCGGCCGCGTCTGGCAGCGCGGGTCGAACGTCGGGCGACTGCAGTTCAAGACGCTCGCGCTCACGCCGGGCATCGGCATCCGCATCCGCACGCCCATCGGCTACCTGCGCGCCGACCTCGCGTACAACGACTACCAGCGGCCCGCCGGGGCGGCGTACTTCGACGCCCCGCTCGACGAGGGCGGCCTGCTGTACTGCGTGAGTCCGGGGAACACGCTCGGCGCGGCGTTGAACGCGCAGGGGTTCCTCGAACAGCGCGCCGGCGTGTGCCCGGGCAGCTTCCGCCCGCCGCGCCCGCGCACCGTCTTCAGCCGGCTGACGACGTCGATCGCCATCGGGCAGGCCTTCTAG
- a CDS encoding cob(I)yrinic acid a,c-diamide adenosyltransferase — protein sequence MTNKIYTKTGDDGDTGLFGGGRVAKDHPRVEAYGAVDELNAVIGMARSAEMMPRIDEVLAPVQRDLFALGALLATPDLEKMREQLAKARISDARIAQLEQAIDDGEAELEPLKAFILPGGTPKAASLHVARTTCRRAERAVIHLQRDTEVPQIVIVYLNRLSDLLFVLARVANKRAGAGEVTW from the coding sequence ATGACCAACAAGATCTACACCAAGACCGGGGACGACGGCGACACCGGCCTCTTCGGCGGCGGGCGCGTGGCGAAGGACCATCCCCGCGTCGAAGCCTACGGCGCCGTGGACGAGCTCAACGCGGTGATCGGCATGGCCCGATCGGCCGAGATGATGCCGCGCATCGACGAGGTCCTCGCGCCGGTCCAGCGCGACCTCTTCGCGCTCGGCGCGCTCCTCGCGACCCCCGACCTGGAGAAGATGCGTGAGCAACTCGCCAAGGCGCGCATCTCCGACGCGCGCATCGCCCAGCTCGAGCAGGCGATCGACGACGGCGAGGCCGAGCTCGAGCCGCTCAAGGCGTTCATCCTCCCGGGCGGCACGCCCAAGGCCGCCTCGCTCCACGTCGCACGCACGACCTGCCGCCGGGCGGAACGCGCGGTGATCCACCTGCAGCGCGACACCGAGGTGCCGCAGATCGTGATCGTCTACCTCAACCGGCTCTCCGACCTGCTCTTCGTGCTCGCCCGCGTGGCGAACAAGCGCGCGGGCGCCGGCGAAGTGACCTGGTAG
- a CDS encoding FAD-binding protein — MTPLASGVVGPRTLHAEFPRTTDELATLVRDARAARAGLRLAGLGTWLTAGHPVRAARTVSLRAMHGIVSYHPADLTLSCGAGTTLAELDEATRPHGQWCPLAPPGTDLTSTVGATVATASEGPYAAALGRPRSLVLGLECVDGTGRIIAAGGRVVKNVAGFDLTRAMTGAWGTLGAITAVHLRLRARPVVDETWAIRLPSSDRSALEAYVRGPLAPLACVRHQPPNGESGDPSLFLVRLGGNAAFVEASRAALRALGETMPQPPDALDAWRAFDDPPARALSWRWDPIAVRLRDRFDPDRILNPGLLGEPA, encoded by the coding sequence GTGACGCCACTGGCCTCCGGTGTGGTCGGGCCGCGCACCCTCCACGCCGAGTTCCCGCGCACGACCGACGAGCTCGCGACGCTCGTGCGCGATGCGCGCGCAGCGCGCGCAGGGCTCCGGCTCGCCGGCCTGGGCACGTGGCTCACCGCGGGGCATCCGGTGCGTGCAGCGCGGACCGTCTCGCTCCGGGCGATGCACGGCATCGTCTCCTACCATCCTGCGGATCTCACGCTCTCGTGCGGCGCCGGGACCACGCTCGCCGAGCTCGACGAGGCGACGCGACCTCACGGACAGTGGTGCCCGCTCGCACCGCCCGGCACGGACCTGACGAGCACCGTGGGCGCGACGGTCGCGACCGCGAGCGAAGGACCGTATGCCGCCGCCCTCGGTCGGCCGCGCAGCCTCGTGCTCGGGCTGGAGTGCGTCGACGGGACGGGACGGATCATCGCGGCGGGGGGACGTGTCGTGAAGAACGTCGCCGGATTCGACCTCACGCGCGCGATGACCGGCGCATGGGGCACGCTGGGCGCGATCACGGCGGTGCACCTGCGCCTGCGCGCACGCCCCGTCGTCGATGAGACCTGGGCGATACGACTCCCATCCTCGGACCGCTCGGCGCTCGAAGCGTACGTGCGCGGCCCGCTCGCACCGCTCGCCTGCGTGCGGCACCAGCCGCCGAACGGAGAGTCGGGCGACCCCTCTCTGTTCCTCGTGCGCCTGGGCGGCAACGCGGCCTTCGTCGAGGCGTCGCGGGCGGCGTTGCGCGCGCTCGGCGAGACGATGCCGCAGCCACCCGACGCGCTGGATGCCTGGCGCGCGTTCGACGATCCGCCCGCGCGCGCGCTCTCGTGGCGGTGGGATCCGATCGCCGTGCGCCTGCGCGACCGCTTCGACCCGGATCGCATCCTGAATCCCGGCCTCCTCGGGGAGCCCGCATGA
- a CDS encoding RNA polymerase sigma factor RpoD/SigA produces MQHATETRSKGYFRSSPSSAFDQYLSDIQKLPLITDAAEERRLARLAQKGDEAAAERLVTANLRFVISYVKKYQGHGLDLSELVAIGNEGLLKAVRKFDPDQGVKFISYAVWWVRQAVLKALAEQTRSVRIPLNQNSQLIRLSRAETVLAQVLKRDPTDSEIGRLLEETPEQVRAAKQMSSTELSLDAPVDRSDREACTLGERFAGGDGVEIEERTDFKLMRECIDKVFRNYLTPRERKILNLYYGLDEGAEAMTLEKIGALMGVTRERIRQIRERAFDKLRTSPEGRSLAGFWAIT; encoded by the coding sequence ATGCAGCACGCGACCGAAACGAGATCGAAAGGCTATTTCCGTTCCTCACCCTCTTCCGCGTTCGACCAGTACCTCTCGGACATCCAGAAGCTCCCGCTGATCACCGACGCCGCTGAAGAGCGTCGACTCGCCCGACTCGCCCAGAAGGGCGATGAAGCCGCCGCCGAGCGGCTCGTGACCGCGAACCTCCGGTTCGTGATCAGCTACGTCAAGAAGTACCAGGGCCACGGCCTCGACCTCTCGGAGCTCGTCGCCATCGGCAACGAGGGACTGCTGAAGGCGGTCCGCAAGTTCGATCCCGACCAGGGCGTGAAGTTCATCTCGTACGCCGTGTGGTGGGTGCGCCAGGCGGTCCTCAAGGCGCTCGCCGAGCAGACGCGCTCGGTCCGCATCCCGCTCAACCAGAACTCGCAGCTCATCCGGCTCTCGCGCGCCGAGACGGTCCTGGCCCAGGTCCTCAAGCGCGACCCGACCGACAGTGAGATCGGTCGCCTCCTCGAGGAGACCCCGGAGCAGGTCCGGGCCGCCAAGCAGATGTCCTCCACCGAGCTCTCGCTCGACGCGCCAGTGGATCGCTCCGATCGCGAAGCCTGCACCCTCGGCGAGCGGTTCGCCGGCGGCGACGGCGTGGAGATCGAGGAGCGCACCGACTTCAAGCTCATGCGCGAGTGCATCGACAAGGTGTTCCGCAACTACCTGACGCCGCGCGAACGCAAGATCCTCAACCTGTACTACGGTCTCGATGAAGGGGCCGAGGCGATGACGCTCGAGAAGATCGGCGCGCTGATGGGCGTGACCCGCGAGCGCATCCGGCAGATCCGCGAGCGCGCGTTCGACAAGCTCCGTACCTCGCCCGAGGGTCGCTCCCTCGCCGGGTTCTGGGCGATCACCTGA